A stretch of the Archangium violaceum genome encodes the following:
- a CDS encoding GNAT family N-acetyltransferase, whose product MQTPFLLGPRLYFRPLEREDAPRLASFVNNPDVRRNLLTHRPMNVGQEVAFVDTMAASQRDILFAIALRDGDRMIGTTGLHELDFRSRRAVFGLLIGEPSEWNKGYATEATRMMVDYAFGTLNLNRVELEVLEHNVGAIRAYEKVGFNREGLLRQHHYVDGAYVNTLVMGILRSEWQPLAATK is encoded by the coding sequence GTGCAGACGCCGTTCTTACTGGGCCCGCGCCTGTACTTCCGCCCGCTCGAGCGAGAGGACGCGCCGAGGCTGGCCTCCTTCGTCAACAACCCCGACGTGCGCCGCAACCTGCTGACCCACCGCCCGATGAACGTGGGGCAGGAGGTGGCGTTCGTGGACACCATGGCCGCCAGCCAGCGGGACATCCTCTTCGCCATCGCGCTGCGAGATGGAGACCGGATGATCGGCACCACCGGGCTGCACGAGCTGGATTTCCGGAGCCGGCGCGCTGTCTTCGGCCTGCTGATCGGCGAGCCGTCCGAGTGGAACAAGGGCTACGCCACGGAGGCCACCCGGATGATGGTGGACTACGCCTTCGGCACGCTGAACCTGAACCGGGTGGAGTTGGAGGTGCTGGAACACAACGTGGGAGCCATCCGCGCCTACGAGAAGGTGGGCTTCAACCGGGAGGGCCTGCTGAGGCAGCACCATTACGTGGACGGCGCGTACGTGAACACGCTCGTGATGGGAATCCTTCGCTCGGAGTGGCAGCCGCTCGCGGCCACTAAATAG
- a CDS encoding DUF2339 domain-containing protein — protein sequence MAEGDGQDLRDVVRRLEETVSRLETRIEHLETAARTQPALPRQSTEQAAPPAPEPAKETRDLEAHLGTYWLSRAGIVALILGFSFLIIYHFGELGVLVRVGAGYLLSAGLAALGLWLSRRHELFGRIVFGGGLALAYFVTYALHFVPAVRVIQSETLALVLLALNVVGIVLIAQRMQSETVAGIALFLGLHTGMLSDITLFTLMSTTMLAGGALFFLVKNRWVIVPLSSLVAVYSTHVVWAMRTGAIAPGQPDSERLALSLSFLALYYVLFSVALLVHPRELSKRASLSFALLNWVGLLTLGAVEVARWGEPHLFAFFATVALAQGAGAAVAWWRGASPMLVQAYLATSVLTLALGMPSHYEDTSLVRAWTAVGLVAGLAGRVLGAGALRVVGVLILYVALGATWLPPSGRAFLYAALLVSFTLVERLSVARSERLPPPVEGSRRTALQLFCTAGAGLALLWLVGELMPKELTTLGWGVAAFGMFALGFAVRERWYRFVGLAVLAFTLGRLMLIDLAGLPPDQRILTFILLGVMLLAVSYVYTRLRGNRT from the coding sequence ATGGCGGAGGGAGACGGGCAGGATCTGCGGGATGTCGTGCGTCGACTGGAGGAGACGGTCTCCCGGTTGGAGACACGCATCGAGCACCTGGAGACGGCGGCCCGGACACAGCCCGCCCTCCCCCGGCAGTCCACCGAGCAGGCAGCTCCCCCGGCACCCGAGCCCGCGAAGGAGACGAGGGATCTCGAGGCCCACCTCGGCACGTACTGGCTGAGCCGGGCGGGCATCGTGGCGCTCATCCTCGGCTTCTCCTTCCTCATCATCTACCACTTCGGCGAGCTGGGCGTGCTGGTGCGGGTGGGCGCGGGCTACCTGCTGAGCGCGGGGCTCGCGGCGCTGGGCCTGTGGCTGTCACGGCGCCACGAGCTCTTCGGGCGCATCGTGTTCGGAGGGGGACTCGCGCTCGCCTACTTCGTGACGTACGCGTTGCACTTCGTGCCGGCGGTGCGGGTCATCCAGAGCGAGACGCTCGCGCTCGTGCTGCTGGCGCTGAACGTGGTGGGCATCGTCCTCATCGCCCAGCGGATGCAGTCGGAGACGGTGGCGGGCATCGCGCTCTTCCTCGGGCTGCACACGGGGATGCTCAGCGACATCACCCTCTTCACCCTCATGTCCACCACGATGCTGGCGGGCGGAGCGCTCTTCTTCCTGGTGAAGAACCGCTGGGTCATCGTGCCGCTGTCGAGCCTGGTGGCCGTCTACTCGACGCACGTCGTCTGGGCGATGCGCACGGGGGCCATCGCCCCGGGCCAGCCCGACAGCGAGCGGCTGGCACTGAGCCTCTCCTTCCTCGCGCTCTACTACGTCCTCTTCTCGGTGGCGCTGCTGGTGCACCCGCGCGAGCTGTCCAAGCGTGCCTCGCTCTCCTTCGCGCTGCTCAACTGGGTGGGACTGCTCACCTTGGGGGCCGTGGAGGTGGCGCGTTGGGGCGAGCCCCACCTCTTCGCCTTCTTCGCCACCGTCGCGCTGGCCCAGGGCGCGGGCGCCGCGGTGGCCTGGTGGCGGGGCGCCTCTCCCATGCTCGTCCAGGCGTACCTGGCCACGAGCGTCCTCACGCTCGCCCTGGGCATGCCCTCGCACTACGAGGACACGTCGCTGGTGCGGGCCTGGACGGCGGTGGGGCTCGTGGCGGGGCTCGCCGGGCGCGTCCTGGGCGCGGGTGCCCTGCGGGTGGTGGGCGTGCTCATCCTCTACGTGGCGCTCGGAGCCACCTGGCTGCCGCCCTCGGGACGCGCGTTCCTGTACGCCGCCCTGCTCGTGAGCTTCACGCTCGTCGAGCGGCTCTCCGTGGCCCGCTCGGAGCGGCTGCCCCCGCCCGTCGAGGGAAGCCGCCGCACCGCGCTCCAGCTCTTCTGCACGGCCGGCGCGGGACTCGCGCTGCTGTGGCTCGTGGGCGAGCTGATGCCGAAGGAGCTCACCACCCTGGGCTGGGGCGTGGCGGCCTTCGGGATGTTCGCCCTGGGCTTCGCCGTGCGCGAGCGCTGGTACCGCTTCGTCGGCCTCGCGGTGCTGGCCTTCACGCTGGGGCGGCTGATGCTCATCGACCTGGCGGGGCTGCCCCCGGACCAGCGCATCCTCACCTTCATCCTGCTCGGGGTGATGCTGCTGGCCGTTTCCTATGTCTACACGCGGCTGCGCGGAAACCGGACCTGA
- a CDS encoding NUDIX hydrolase: MSTLFDPLARVAYRGAYKLATAYWFVRRPKTEGTLVGVWLGRKVLLLQNSYRRAFALPGGGRHWGETPQETGARELREEVGLRVSPHELREVFETRGTEEYKRDRCHFVELELQAEPPLVLDNREVVWARFLDLDTALQLPLAQVVRVYLEEAARRRAPGATSPQPSSGK; the protein is encoded by the coding sequence GTGAGCACTCTTTTCGACCCACTCGCGCGCGTGGCCTACCGCGGCGCCTACAAGCTGGCGACGGCGTACTGGTTCGTGCGCCGCCCGAAGACGGAGGGCACCCTCGTCGGCGTGTGGCTGGGCCGCAAGGTGTTGCTGTTGCAGAACTCGTACAGACGCGCCTTCGCCCTACCGGGAGGTGGCAGGCATTGGGGGGAGACCCCGCAGGAAACCGGCGCGCGCGAGCTGCGCGAGGAGGTGGGGCTGCGTGTCTCCCCTCACGAGCTGCGCGAGGTCTTCGAGACCCGGGGCACGGAAGAGTACAAGCGCGACCGGTGCCACTTCGTCGAGCTCGAGCTCCAGGCCGAGCCCCCCCTCGTCCTCGACAACCGCGAGGTGGTATGGGCCCGGTTCCTGGACCTCGACACGGCGCTCCAGCTGCCCCTCGCCCAGGTGGTGCGCGTCTATCTCGAGGAGGCGGCACGGCGGCGCGCGCCTGGCGCCACATCCCCCCAACCCTCTTCAGGAAAATGA
- a CDS encoding carboxypeptidase M32 produces the protein MEKTFDTLLARMQELRDIGGLIGLATWDQETYLPAKAAESRAHQLSTLQGIHHERLVDPRLGELLAWAADNKSLTADQRAMARVLTQERDRAVKVPKALVQALAEAQSRGLVAWREARKQNRFAVFQPALERMLALRREQADAYGHGGERYDALLEGYEPGMRVARLTPVLSALRDNLIPLVAAIQAAPRKVEDLFQGRRFDPEAQWRFTLRLLGDMGFDLEAGRQDKSIHPFSSGQHPTDVRLTTGIEEGSLTALLSTLHEGGHGLYEQGFSEAHYRTPLANAPSMGLHESQSRLWENLVGRSRAFWTHYFPALREAFPEALSGVDLDTFHAALNRVTPSFIRVEADEVTYNLHIVLRYELELLLIRDALPLEELPSAWNERMQRFLGVTPPDDTRGVLQDIHWAWGEFGYFPTYSLGNLYAASIYRAAQRALPKLEEGLARGELRPLRDWLRTHVHSEGYRQPAEELVRKVTGQGLTDTDFLAYLKSKFGALYGVAL, from the coding sequence ATGGAAAAGACCTTCGACACGCTGCTCGCCCGGATGCAGGAGCTCCGGGATATCGGTGGACTCATTGGCCTGGCCACGTGGGACCAGGAGACCTACCTGCCCGCCAAGGCGGCGGAGTCGCGAGCCCACCAGCTCTCCACCTTGCAGGGCATCCACCACGAGCGCCTGGTCGATCCCCGGCTGGGCGAGCTGCTCGCCTGGGCGGCCGACAACAAGAGCCTCACCGCCGACCAGCGGGCCATGGCGCGCGTGCTCACCCAGGAGCGGGACCGGGCGGTGAAGGTGCCCAAGGCGCTGGTGCAGGCGCTCGCCGAGGCGCAGAGCCGGGGTCTCGTGGCGTGGCGCGAGGCGCGCAAGCAGAACCGCTTCGCCGTCTTCCAGCCCGCGCTGGAGCGGATGCTGGCCCTGCGGCGCGAGCAGGCGGATGCCTATGGCCACGGCGGCGAGCGCTACGACGCGCTGCTCGAGGGCTACGAGCCCGGGATGCGCGTGGCCCGCCTCACCCCGGTGCTCAGCGCCCTGCGCGACAACCTCATTCCGCTCGTCGCGGCCATTCAGGCGGCGCCGCGCAAGGTCGAGGACCTCTTCCAGGGCCGACGCTTCGATCCGGAGGCGCAGTGGCGCTTCACCCTGCGGTTGTTGGGGGACATGGGGTTCGATCTGGAGGCGGGGCGGCAGGACAAGAGCATCCACCCCTTCTCCAGCGGGCAGCACCCCACGGACGTGCGTCTCACCACGGGCATCGAGGAGGGCTCGCTGACGGCGCTCCTCAGCACGCTGCACGAGGGCGGGCACGGCCTGTACGAGCAGGGCTTCTCCGAGGCCCACTACCGCACGCCCCTGGCGAACGCGCCCTCCATGGGCCTGCACGAGTCGCAGTCTCGCCTGTGGGAGAACCTGGTGGGACGCAGCCGCGCCTTCTGGACGCACTACTTCCCGGCGCTGCGCGAGGCCTTCCCCGAGGCGCTCTCGGGCGTGGACCTGGACACCTTCCACGCCGCCCTCAATCGCGTGACGCCCTCGTTCATCCGCGTGGAGGCGGACGAGGTGACGTACAACCTGCACATCGTCCTGCGCTACGAGCTGGAGTTGCTGCTCATCCGCGACGCGCTGCCGCTGGAGGAGCTGCCCTCGGCGTGGAACGAGCGCATGCAACGCTTCCTGGGCGTCACCCCTCCGGACGACACGCGGGGCGTGCTGCAGGACATCCACTGGGCCTGGGGTGAGTTCGGCTACTTCCCCACGTACTCGCTGGGCAACCTCTACGCCGCGTCCATCTACCGCGCCGCGCAGCGCGCCCTGCCGAAGCTGGAGGAGGGCCTCGCCCGCGGTGAGCTCCGGCCCCTGCGCGACTGGCTGCGCACCCACGTGCACTCCGAGGGCTACCGCCAGCCCGCCGAGGAGCTGGTGCGCAAGGTGACGGGCCAGGGCCTCACCGACACGGACTTCCTCGCCTATCTCAAGTCCAAGTTCGGCGCCCTCTACGGCGTGGCCCTCTGA
- a CDS encoding serine/threonine-protein kinase, with protein sequence MSHPATAPVRVGTILRDTYELISELGKGGMGAVFLAQHLRLPGKQVAVKVLHCQEEVSPELHARFQREAEITSRLGHPNIVEVLDFHSMEDGTPYLVMEYLRGESLSKRMRKGPLPLQEALLIARQIGSALHTAHQAGVIHRDLKPGNVYLVPTESGGVLHERVKLLDFGISKLVSAQTLHTQEDVLIGTPRYMSPEQAKGKNRELDARSDLFSLGAIVYEMLAGRPPFNSESVAGLIYNIVHDPPVPLSQLCPDLPAEVVAAVERALAKEPQERFPDVASFIEALTGTPLQSLPKPQPQPSPEPRRPRQEIVTAGPRAAPTPPQAEAPNRTVALRPGAAAKSKVAEEPALAVVSAPEAPLPAAPPKSKAPMAVGAAVLILVAATAGWWLLRTAPAPTVSAPESTAKAEPSPKPADPPPPPAVESPAQAQAEAEPPSEQRPEEPAVSEQTPAPTAAEPGPSARAPTRQVTAEVMPQAVRMDLEEAEKALAANDAAEAIRLARRSQRTKVTKASFSLLTRAHCRQGDLTNARAQWEKVLPAERNRVRQYCKLYEINL encoded by the coding sequence ATGAGCCATCCAGCCACTGCCCCCGTCCGCGTCGGCACCATCCTGAGAGACACCTACGAGCTCATCTCGGAGCTGGGGAAAGGAGGAATGGGCGCCGTCTTCCTGGCCCAGCACCTCCGGCTTCCCGGCAAGCAGGTGGCGGTGAAGGTCCTCCACTGCCAGGAGGAGGTCAGCCCCGAGTTGCACGCGCGCTTCCAGCGTGAAGCGGAGATCACCTCGCGGCTCGGCCACCCGAACATCGTCGAGGTGCTCGACTTCCACAGCATGGAGGACGGCACGCCCTACCTGGTGATGGAGTACCTGCGCGGCGAGAGCCTCTCGAAGCGGATGCGGAAGGGCCCCCTCCCACTCCAGGAGGCGCTCCTCATCGCGCGGCAGATCGGCTCGGCCCTCCACACCGCCCACCAGGCGGGGGTCATCCACCGGGACCTGAAGCCGGGCAACGTGTACCTCGTGCCCACCGAGTCCGGAGGCGTGCTCCACGAGCGGGTGAAGCTGCTCGACTTCGGCATCTCGAAGCTCGTCTCGGCCCAGACGCTCCACACCCAGGAGGACGTGCTCATCGGCACGCCGCGGTACATGTCGCCCGAGCAGGCGAAGGGAAAGAACCGCGAGCTCGATGCCCGCTCGGACCTGTTCTCCCTGGGAGCCATCGTCTACGAGATGCTGGCGGGACGGCCGCCCTTCAACTCGGAGTCCGTGGCGGGGCTCATCTACAACATCGTGCATGATCCGCCCGTCCCGCTGAGCCAGCTCTGTCCGGACCTTCCCGCGGAGGTGGTCGCGGCGGTGGAGCGGGCGCTCGCGAAGGAGCCGCAGGAGCGCTTCCCGGACGTCGCGTCATTCATCGAAGCGCTGACCGGGACGCCGCTCCAGAGCCTGCCCAAGCCGCAGCCGCAGCCGAGCCCAGAGCCCCGTCGTCCCCGGCAGGAGATCGTGACGGCGGGCCCCCGGGCCGCGCCCACGCCGCCCCAGGCGGAGGCTCCCAATCGCACGGTGGCGTTGCGCCCCGGTGCCGCGGCGAAGTCGAAGGTCGCGGAGGAGCCGGCGCTCGCGGTGGTGTCGGCCCCCGAGGCCCCGCTCCCCGCGGCCCCGCCGAAGTCGAAGGCCCCGATGGCCGTGGGCGCGGCGGTGTTGATCCTGGTGGCCGCGACCGCCGGGTGGTGGTTGCTGCGCACCGCCCCCGCCCCCACCGTCAGCGCACCGGAGAGCACGGCGAAGGCGGAGCCATCCCCGAAACCGGCCGACCCGCCCCCGCCGCCCGCCGTCGAGTCTCCGGCCCAGGCCCAGGCTGAAGCCGAGCCTCCTTCCGAGCAACGCCCGGAGGAGCCCGCGGTCTCCGAGCAGACGCCGGCTCCTACCGCCGCCGAGCCCGGTCCATCCGCGCGAGCCCCCACGCGCCAGGTCACGGCCGAGGTCATGCCCCAGGCGGTCCGGATGGATCTGGAAGAGGCGGAGAAAGCCCTTGCCGCGAACGATGCCGCGGAGGCGATCCGACTCGCCCGCCGCAGCCAGCGGACGAAGGTCACCAAGGCGTCGTTCTCGCTCCTGACCCGGGCGCACTGTCGCCAGGGAGATCTCACCAACGCCCGCGCGCAGTGGGAGAAGGTTCTCCCGGCGGAGCGCAACCGGGTGCGTCAGTACTGCAAGCTATACGAAATCAACCTTTGA